A stretch of the Fusarium musae strain F31 chromosome 2, whole genome shotgun sequence genome encodes the following:
- a CDS encoding hypothetical protein (EggNog:ENOG41) — MKFERMPIEIESPEEYGYDKIKYNLSESSVTDQTLESLDIKIPNLTLLYNEHRGETKLQKLIADDAGVNADDVLITSGAAGALFIITTSQLGSTPDSERKHLVVVRPNYATNLETPKAVGCEISYIDVTFENGFQPDIDQIEAAIKPNTRLVSVTCPHNPTGSTLSREALDRLVAITKKKGVLLLVDETYRDIAFAEKLPVAASLGDHVLSVCSLSKSFGMPGVRIGWLITTNKTLQETFLAAKEQISISGSVINEWIAIDVLSRREKILSDTTNEMRVRLQMVESWIEREELLEWVKPTGGVVCFPHIKQEPKGGFAAFYERLMNKHATYVGPGHWFELSDSFFRLGYGWPTREELEGGMKAISAALRDE, encoded by the coding sequence ATGAAGTTTGAGCGCATGCCCATTGAGATTGAGTCGCCCGAGGAGTACGGCTacgacaagatcaagtaCAATCTCTCCGAAAGCTCCGTTACCGACCAGACACTGGAGTCACTGGACATCAAGATCCCGAATCTTACCCTCCTATACAACGAACACCGAGGCGAGACAAAGCTGCAAAAGCTTATCGCTGATGACGCCGGCGTGAATGCCGATGACGTTCTCATCACCTCTGGAGCTGCTGGGgctcttttcatcatcacgaCCTCACAATTGGGTAGCACCCCTGACTCCGAGCGTAAACACCTTGTCGTGGTGCGTCCCAACTACGCGACTAATCTGGAGACCCCCAAGGCTGTTGGTTGCGAGATCTCATACATTGATGTTACGTTTGAGAATGGCTTCCAGCCCGACATTGATCAAATTGAGGCTGCTATCAAGCCCAACACTCGGCTTGTCTCGGTGACATGCCCTCATAATCCTACCGGCTCCACACTGTCTCGAGAGGCACTCGACAGGCTTGTGGCTATcacgaagaagaaaggtGTTTTGTTGCTTGTCGATGAGACATATCGAGATATCGCTTTTGCTGAGAAGCTACCAGTCGCTGCGTCTTTGGGCGATCATGTTCTCAGCGTCTGCTCACTTTCAAAATCCTTCGGCATGCCTGGAGTCCGTATCGGCTGGCTCATTACCACCAACAAGACACTACAGGAAACCTTCCTAGCTGCAAAGGAACAGATCAGCATCAGCGGTAGCGTCATCAACGAGTGGATTGCAATCGATGTCTTATCCCGACGAGAGAAGATCTTGAGCGACACAACGAATGAGATGAGGGTTCGACTCCAGATGGTCGAGTCTTGGATTGAAAGGGAGGAGCTGCTTGAATGGGTTAAGCCGACTGGCGGTGTCGTCTGCTTTCCCCATATCAAGCAGGAGCCCAAGGGAGGCTTTGCGGCGTTCTATGAGAGGCTTATGAACAAGCATGCGACATATGTTGGGCCTGGTCATTGGTTTGAACTGTCCGATAGCTTTTTCAGGCTTGGCTATGGATGGCCTACTCGGGAGGAGCTTGAAGGAGGCATGAAGGCCATCTCGGCAGCGCTGCGAGATGAGTAG